ATACCGGTACAATCCGTTTTGGTCCACTCCCAGCTGGGATAGGGTTGGAGAAGAGGACCACCGGGACCCTTCATCTTGGACACAATGTTCAACGAAGAAGGCACACCCTCGTCTCTTATTATCGTGACAAACATTTTATCTTTAAACAaacgttttttgttttttatgcattataatataataaacaacGTAAAAGAGGaaatttcatcgaaaccggACGACAGAGAGATCGTGGAAACCACTGCTCTAGGAACAGTGGTTTTTACGAACGAGTACTATTTATACCGAAATctttatacatataaatatacttTACCAAGCCACATATCGACGTCGATAGGAAAACACTTGGAGTGGTTGTATGTGCCGGATTTTATAGCCTCCTCCCTCTTTGCGTCATTTTCAAACACAAAGTCAAAGTATTTCCATTCCATCACCACGCTAAGTGGCCGATTCTCCACGTTCCAAGACGCGACTCTCTCGAAAAATATTGCTCCGAAACAGAATGCGAACAACCATGGCGCCGTCATGGTTCTACAAATCGAACCTAATATAATACCGAACGTAAACTAGAAATAAAAACTACAgtataaatagaaaattatactttttatttatCTTATTAATTATGTTTTTCAATTTATCGAATCTCTACGCTCCAGCGTTTTCGAATAATAGTAGTACTAGAAACGTTGAACAAATGTTTTCCAAGCACGGCAAGCAAAGGAAAAACTGCGAAGCGAATGCAACATTCTGACTGGTACCGTTCCAATAAATACAAATTACCGACCTTCTGCCTCGCAAACAGATAATAAGAGACAACGATAAGGGGACATTTAGGGAACGATTATATATGGAAATTTAGTTTCTTGCCAATTACTTCTATTCTTTCTGCGTAAACGCTTTACCGCCGCTCGGTGTATTTAAATTGCAATCGGTTAATTGTCGGGCGCGAATAACGTTCGGTAAATTACACGAATTCTATGTATAATACAAAGAACCGTTAACCTCGTTCCAATGTCTTGAACAAACGAATGTTTATCGATGTCTAAACTGCAATAAAGAAACACCATATTAGAGCAACGGATTTACTATAATGAAAAGAGAAACtctttcaaaataaatttctatcgGAATTCGATAAGAAACGAATCGTAAGAACAGAAAGTTGCACCGATATCGATCATTCTTGGGCTTTTCCGTTCTTTCGAGCGAAGAACACAAACGATGGGGTAAACAACTATAGTTTCAAGCAAACGTATAGGGACTAGGTAACGCGGTACGGTTACCGTTTTCAACGATTCTTGAAAACAAGAGCAATTCGGTAAATGGAAAAACTGTTACGTAAAAGGTTGCGACGTTTCGTTCGtagaatatatgtatatgtatatgtatgtataatagGATAAACATGGTTAAATGTCGCAACGTAAACGAACGTTATGCGCTTAATTGCATATTACTATCTAGAAAACATTTTGCTATCTTGACTTTCGCAAACTTTGTGGACAAACAGCACTGCAAATAAAACCGACACATTTACATACAATCTGTTAAacgattaaaataaaagacactttttactttttattttttaacgttgCTACTTGTACGAACATTGGAAATCATTTTTTagttaattatttagaaaatttcCAATTATTCCGTGTCGTTGAAACTATCGATTATTAGGTAAACCTATTTCCAAAGCACATTCATCtcccataaataaatattaaaaaaatatgtatGCTCTGTGTGTTAATGGTTTACGTTGAGAATTAATCGTCAAGGTGGTTGCTTAACCGAAGAATACTCGATAATTAGcaggaaatgaaaaaaataaaaaaaattaaaatcgtctagAAATGTTGTGAAAGCTATTTCTTCGAACGTACATAAATTACTTTAGAGTTATATGAATCTTTTATACATTCACACACGCAACAATAAATATCTTGAACGGATAAATAAAACTTGCTTTATTATATTTGTAGAGCACCGCGAGCAATAAGAAATAGAAAACGCTACTACTTTAGCGAAGATCAAGATCTTTCAACCGTGATCCAAGAAGATGGAGTACCTGTGAGAACGTGGATAGTCGTTTAAATGCTTTCGAGAATAAAAAGATACGAAATGATCGTGGAAGGAGAAAGAAGTGTAAGGTCTGCTCGCAAAGATGGAGCGTTGTCGCCAATATGGCGAGGAACCCTCGCGATAGTAGCTCGAAGACTGCTCGCGGTGCCCTAACTTTCATTTGTAATAGCGAGAGCCAACGACGTTATGCGACAAGGAAGACACGTCGCACTTGGTACCACGGACCAATTCCTCGAGAAAACCAGCCTGGATCCGGAAGTTGGTCTCGTTGGAATTTAGGGAACCGCTCATGTACTTTTGGAACGACACCGTGAGTATCCAAATCTCTTGCCTGCCTTTCTTCGAAGTTACGATCTGCGATAGAGACCAATTATATTGTTATAAACGGGAGAGAAAGTAGTATTCTAtatagttattaaaaattttggaAAATTTACGTTTGCCCTAGACAGGGAAACGTACATCGTTTGGTCCTCCTACCTTCAAACCAGAGGGAAATTGCAACGTTTCCGGATTAGTGACGAGAATCTCGTTGTTCCGAGCACCATACTCGGGATAACTGTTGCTGTTCCAGCATCCGATCGCCAAATCCGACAACAAGCCAAAGAAGAGGACACCGTTGCGATCCATGGCCTCCGCTGCAGATTGCGATGATCTCTCCATCTTGAATGGAACGAACGATCTCGGTGCAGCCTCGGGGTTGTCGCGAAACAGAGTGTAAtttctaaatataattaaacGATTAGCTTACATTTAAATGCAACGTAATAAGCGTCCTGTTATATTTTTCAGTATCGGCACCGACCTAATCACCGATGTGGCCACCCATCCCTCGACTCTGCTGGccaaagaatgaaaataaagAATCCTGTCGCCGTTGCGAAGAGGTCCTAGGGCCAGTCCCAGGATCCCGTCCATCAGATCAAACGTGTCGTCCCTGATATTGAAGGTACCGTACGGTGGGTAGGGATAAAACAAGTTGTTGACGATCTTCCACGATCGCGAGTTACGGTAATCGTAAACCAGCAACGCGAATCCCGTTACGTCCGCGATATAGGCGAACGTATCTTTGCATTCTCGATCGACGGCGTCCCGAATGTCGACGGCCACGGTCACGTACAGAGAATCATCCTTGTACCGATCACGAGGAAATCTGTATCGGTGGATCAGCTGATTCGTGTCCAGAGAGAAGACGAGTAATTGCGGCTGGCAAACCCATTTGTCTCCTAGTTTTCCAGTATCGAGTACCCAAAGGCGACCGCACTCGTCTATCTGAACGATAAGTATTTCATTTTTCTTGTCCTTTGGGCGGTGTCTACATatagtatatacatatatatctaCCTTTTTTTTAGCTGAATTTCAACATACATTAAGTAATTACTAAAATTCATCGCTAATCGACACTTTTCTAACGCGTCGTTCTTAATGTGATTAATGATCGTTCGAACTTGAAAATAGCGGAACGATTACGAGTTGAAAGTTTCACGCGTCCAAAGGGTTGAGACAATTTCGCGATTTAAGCGTAGAAACGAAGCCAAGGATTTTCATAGTTCTCTCTCTCATCTATCTGTCTGTAGATTCGAAATCTGCATACCTGCATTCTGTAGACGCTGGTGATCGAATCGCAGCTGCCTATAGCGTTGTAATCCCAATTAGGATACGGCGCGATTATGGGATTTCCAGCCGCCGTTTGTTCGTCAGTTACATAGCCTAATGTCACGGGCACACCGTCCTGAAATCTCGGAACGGAGACAAAAATTCTCGACATATGACCTAGAAAATACACAACGAGCAATTCTTGTCgtacgtaaataaaaaaaatcaacaTTTTATCCATCGAATTAAAAATACCTCCGTTGTAGACGTCTACGTCGATGGGAACCGGTGCCCCAGGTATGAATTGTCCATTTTTTATAGCGGTCTGCCTGGCAATTTCGTTTGGGAATGCAAATTCCAACCTCTTCCACTCGTAAATGCTCTTGAGCTTCTCGTAGGTCGGCGAACCGGAAATCGCCACGACCAGCAGAATCGTCCAGCAAAACGGATACATCTTCCAACTGTGAACAAATTAGTTATCAACTCTGAAACGACTCTGGTTACGAATAATCTTACGACAGAATTCCCTTCGACTCTGCTCGTTAGAATTGCAAACGATCGTTTGTTCTTTGCAAACGACGTCTCGCAACTCGGACAAGGAACTTGTGTCGCGAATCGCCTTGAGTTTTCATACCGAATCTATAATATTACGTGGAATTTTATCCTGGACTGCGAACAAGTAAAGTCTTAAAAACAGAATCGCGGAAGATTGTGAAACATTTTCAAACATTTACCGACTAGTAAACACTCGTACGTGACTTTGCGTGTAGCGCGTTTCTCGATCTTTTCAATCTGCAATCATTCGGCTGATTCGGCTGATTTTTAGTAAAAAAAACTGATTTAATAACTACAAGtattacaagtacatgaaattcGTGCGTTTTCGACAGTTTCGAAAACACTTAAAAAATGGTTATTTATCGGAGAATTGAAACCCAACGCGAGATAAAAATTGCAGATCGGGGGCAAGGAGCGTGTCGAACGCATTCCGATTGGCAAAAACTCACCCGACAGTCGTGAAAATAAGTCGCGCGTGGGATCAGCGGCCGCGTTGACGGTGCGTCGATGAATCGGTTAAAAGGGAAACCGAAAGACGTCCTTCCTTCTTGCTCCTTCTATCCTTAGTCCGATATCTCGGTTTGCGTCACCTTCTCTTTCTTTCTACGAAACTTTCACCGTTACGGAAATGACACGGATACGACGAACAGCGTTACGATTCCGCCGTGACCGACTTTGATTCCCAGCACTTTTCGGAGCCACTCCAGCACATTCCGCGAAGCAAATGCGAAGATAACCCCCGTACTCTCATGATCTACGCGACTCGAGTCTAATTTTACACGAACAGAAACGATCGTTCATCTTGTACCGATAATCTTTCTCAAATGTGAAATACATTGTCGTAATCTATGCACGATTCAAGTTAAATGTTTCCCACGAAAAGGAATATTGAGAAGGACTCGAGGACCCGAGGACCCGAGGAATTTCTTTTAATCGACAGAAATTTCACAGAGTACTACTTTTAAAGTACCGT
The sequence above is a segment of the Colletes latitarsis isolate SP2378_abdomen chromosome 6, iyColLati1, whole genome shotgun sequence genome. Coding sequences within it:
- the Y-e3 gene encoding yellow-e3, giving the protein MYPFCWTILLVVAISGSPTYEKLKSIYEWKRLEFAFPNEIARQTAIKNGQFIPGAPVPIDVDVYNGGHMSRIFVSVPRFQDGVPVTLGYVTDEQTAAGNPIIAPYPNWDYNAIGSCDSITSVYRMQIDECGRLWVLDTGKLGDKWVCQPQLLVFSLDTNQLIHRYRFPRDRYKDDSLYVTVAVDIRDAVDRECKDTFAYIADVTGFALLVYDYRNSRSWKIVNNLFYPYPPYGTFNIRDDTFDLMDGILGLALGPLRNGDRILYFHSLASRVEGWVATSVIRNYTLFRDNPEAAPRSFVPFKMERSSQSAAEAMDRNGVLFFGLLSDLAIGCWNSNSYPEYGARNNEILVTNPETLQFPSGLKIVTSKKGRQEIWILTVSFQKYMSGSLNSNETNFRIQAGFLEELVRGTKCDVSSLSHNVVGSRYYK